From the genome of Nitrospinaceae bacterium:
GCCACAACCATCGGCTATGCGGTCAACACCGTGATTCCCCGCGGAGGAGAAATTGCGCGGGCCGTTTTTCTCAAAAGATTCTCACATACATCGCTGGCCGCTGGCCTTAGTTCGGTCGTGGCCGAGCGCCTGATTGATGTTGTGACGCTCTGCCTGCTTTTTGCCTCGGTTCTTCCGCTCTATCAACAGCGCCTCGAAGAGATTTTTCCAGGGGTGGGCAAAGCAATGCTAGCTGTATCTGCAACAGGCTTAATCGGGCTGGTAGTCGTCTGGATATTTGGAAGCCATCCAAAGCGGGCAGCGGATTGGCTTCGAGTCCCCCTGGGTAAGATATGGCCTACGCGAGCGGAGAATCTCGCTAAAGCGGGAGAGAAATTTTTTCAAGGCTTCCAGGGCCTTTTCCTTAAAGAAAGCGCCCTCCGGATGCTCTTCCTCACGGCAGGAATCTGGGCCCTTTATTTCGTCGCCAACTGGACGCTGACTTTTGCATTTCCGCTGAGCAAAATATCATCGCTCTCCTTGCTCGATGCTGTGGTGATTACCGTCGTCGTGGCGATATCGTTTTCGCTTCCATCGCCGGGCGGCACCGGAACAACCCATTTTTTCGTGAGCCAGCTATTAACCACGCTTTACGGAATCGACCCCGCCGAGGCGCTCGCCTACGCCACGCTACTACACCTGACCGGCGTCATTCCAACGCTTTTGCTCGGCAGCCTTTTCGCCGTCGCCATCCCGCCTGCCAAACCCACACCTGGCACCTAAACATCAAAAAAATTTCAGGCTACCTTCACCTAACCTCAAATTAAGAATAACTAAATCCCAAAAGAAAACCCCTTTTCGAAAATAATTCCACCACAAAAAAACCCGGCGACTTCCGAGGAAGCTACCGGTTTTTTTTATTTGATTGATTTTTATCAGGCCGACATGCTGGCATAGTCCCAGCCCGTTTGAAAAGAGGTGACTTCCCCGGTGTCGATATCGTATTTCAGGCGGGGAATTTTAGCGAGGTCGTCGCCGTAGACATGGATGCCGACAACGGGCTCGTCTGAGGCGCAGGTGACACGGTGGGCATCCTGGTCGGTGGTGCAACAGACAAACACATCACCGGGCTTTGCCAGCCGACTACCGGCAGGCTTGATCACTGCGCGGCCTTCCATGAGGCGAGGCCCCTCTCGGTGAAAACTCTCTTCCTTCTCGACCCCGCGGACAATACCGATCACGCCCCAGGTGCCGTGATCGTGGACGGGTGTCGTCTGGCCCACATCCCAGATGCCCGCACCGATGGAAAAACTATCGTCTTGCTCGATGTGAACACAGTTGAGGGTGAAGCCCTCTTTTTTAACAAGTAGCTGCGCCTCGGTGAGAAGCTCTGGATCGTCCAAAACTTTTCCAAGCCGCTCGGCCACCCTGGCGGTCATTTCTTCTTCCGTGCCGCCCGCGCGAACAATTTCGCGCACCTCTCCGATGAAACGTTCCATTGACTCTGGCATGCACTATCTCCTTCAGCGACTATCAGCGACTATCAGCGACTATCAGCGACTAAAAATTTACGCTTCCATGATATGAGCCTGCGCGTCTTGGGTCTATGCTGTTTTTCCTATTTCCTAGCCTGCATATTGTAGCTCATGCGCAATCAACGCCGCCTTAAGCTCGACACCTGCCCCGAAGCCTCCCAGCTCGCCCGAGCTGGCAATGACGCGGTGTCAGGGTATGAGTAGCGGTACCGGGTTTCGATGAAGCGCACCGCCCACAGCACGCGAGGCCTTGGGATGTCCAGACTCTTTCGCCACCCAGCCGTACGAGCGTGTTTCGCCGTAGGGGATTTTTTCAGCTGCGCGAAGAACATCGCGAGAAAATGAGGTCAGGCCCGATAAGTCCACCTTTAAGCCAAACTCCGTTCTTTTTCCTTTGAGATATTCCCCGATTTCTTTTCTCGCCTGGCGAAGAATCGTAGGGTCCCCGCCAAAGGCGCTATCATCAAGCTTTGCCCCGCCCCGCCCATTAAGCATTCGAACGGCGGACACCTTTGCGCCTGCGCCGCCGCCCGAGGCACCGCCTGCGGCGCCAACCGAAATTTCCTTGGCCACCTGACCAATCAATTTCTCCGATGAATTCGTTTTTTTCATGCCAACCTCCTCGTTGTTAATCCGCTCGCTCATCCCCCTGTCGTGCTGCAGCTTCGTCGCCTCTCGAATCTCCCGCCTCGCCGCCCCACCCAGCCGATCACGCATCCATCCCGACACAGATACCTGAGCGAACTCCGCCGCCTCGCGAATCTCGCCCAATTGCACCAAGGAAACCCGGATGTTCAATGGATGGGAGAATTCGGATTTTCGCTTAATATTCATGCCTATAACGTAACGCAAAAGGCACTACATTACAAGATGGAATTTCAGGTTTTTCGGGCCAACCCTGGTGGGGTTAGCTTTCTGCAGCTAGCCGCACGATATCGCTCTCGCTGATCAGGCCCACTAGCTTGTCGCCATTGACCACCGGGAGGCAGCCAATCTTTTCCCGTAACATTTTCTTTGCTGCCTTGGTGATATCATCATCCGGACGAATGGTAACAACCTCATCAGTCATCACTTCTTTGACCAGCACCGTTTTCAAGTACTCGCCCTGGGCCTTGGTTCCAAAACCCATGGCGGAGGAAAGCGCCGCCCGGAACAAGTCCCGCTGCGACACGATACCGACCAGAAGTTCATCCTCAAGAACGGGAAGGTGTCGAAATCGCTTCATTTTCATCAGATCCTCGGCAAACGAGAGCGTGTCGTTGCGACCAAGGGTTTCTACCTG
Proteins encoded in this window:
- a CDS encoding flippase-like domain-containing protein is translated as MNQNTENESPDAENSSIISWKLFAGLALMALFLWLSFRNAPMGKFIDAMKKISIIPVLGAITYQIISIVIRGWRWKILLLPSHPELRKRHAFFATTIGYAVNTVIPRGGEIARAVFLKRFSHTSLAAGLSSVVAERLIDVVTLCLLFASVLPLYQQRLEEIFPGVGKAMLAVSATGLIGLVVVWIFGSHPKRAADWLRVPLGKIWPTRAENLAKAGEKFFQGFQGLFLKESALRMLFLTAGIWALYFVANWTLTFAFPLSKISSLSLLDAVVITVVVAISFSLPSPGGTGTTHFFVSQLLTTLYGIDPAEALAYATLLHLTGVIPTLLLGSLFAVAIPPAKPTPGT
- a CDS encoding methylated-DNA--[protein]-cysteine S-methyltransferase, which codes for MNIKRKSEFSHPLNIRVSLVQLGEIREAAEFAQVSVSGWMRDRLGGAARREIREATKLQHDRGMSERINNEEVGMKKTNSSEKLIGQVAKEISVGAAGGASGGGAGAKVSAVRMLNGRGGAKLDDSAFGGDPTILRQARKEIGEYLKGKRTEFGLKVDLSGLTSFSRDVLRAAEKIPYGETRSYGWVAKESGHPKASRAVGGALHRNPVPLLIP
- a CDS encoding CBS domain-containing protein gives rise to the protein MKVKELMASQVETLGRNDTLSFAEDLMKMKRFRHLPVLEDELLVGIVSQRDLFRAALSSAMGFGTKAQGEYLKTVLVKEVMTDEVVTIRPDDDITKAAKKMLREKIGCLPVVNGDKLVGLISESDIVRLAAES
- a CDS encoding cysteine dioxygenase family protein — its product is MPESMERFIGEVREIVRAGGTEEEMTARVAERLGKVLDDPELLTEAQLLVKKEGFTLNCVHIEQDDSFSIGAGIWDVGQTTPVHDHGTWGVIGIVRGVEKEESFHREGPRLMEGRAVIKPAGSRLAKPGDVFVCCTTDQDAHRVTCASDEPVVGIHVYGDDLAKIPRLKYDIDTGEVTSFQTGWDYASMSA